One Rossellomorea aquimaris DNA window includes the following coding sequences:
- a CDS encoding nuclease-related domain-containing protein: protein MAQLIKLQDYVSRYETDLYRYPSQFVRLKKQQWEKMKQHWENGDLPPPHLINKEEGQEEGRNSMKEKLFSLFKKKEAEEEELSNSIQPNDEEIAFEMDSHQDISTEEELKVSFLDIVFDFQLRWASSTIMEKSYVDNSYHYDERLRYLLQRFPDNILVMYNPVLKIKHAPVELETILITPTGIWCLTFLEFEEGTAYIGSGERFWLKKWGDVETKVLNPVIGLRRMEGILNQIIQYAGVDLPIHKGVISRNGYIDYPQAPVGIQFLDKRLHNEWFQQQRSSSSPIKSVQLKAAQAILEYCQTTSFKRLQWGEHAVGSDENQQ from the coding sequence ATGGCACAGCTGATTAAACTTCAAGATTACGTTTCAAGGTACGAAACGGATTTATATAGATATCCTTCCCAATTTGTCCGATTAAAAAAGCAGCAATGGGAAAAAATGAAACAACATTGGGAAAATGGTGATCTTCCTCCCCCTCACCTGATCAATAAGGAAGAAGGACAAGAAGAGGGAAGGAACTCCATGAAGGAGAAGCTCTTTTCACTGTTCAAAAAGAAAGAAGCTGAAGAAGAGGAGCTCTCAAATTCCATTCAGCCAAATGATGAAGAAATTGCATTCGAAATGGATTCACACCAGGATATCTCTACAGAGGAAGAATTGAAGGTTTCTTTCTTGGACATTGTATTTGATTTTCAGTTGAGATGGGCAAGCTCCACGATCATGGAGAAATCATATGTAGACAACAGCTATCATTATGACGAACGATTACGCTACCTGCTTCAGCGTTTTCCAGATAACATATTGGTGATGTACAACCCGGTCCTAAAAATCAAACATGCCCCTGTAGAACTCGAAACCATCCTAATCACCCCAACAGGGATCTGGTGCTTAACCTTTCTCGAATTTGAAGAGGGGACTGCCTACATCGGTTCAGGAGAACGTTTCTGGTTGAAAAAATGGGGAGATGTAGAGACGAAGGTATTAAACCCTGTAATCGGACTGAGAAGGATGGAGGGAATACTCAACCAAATCATTCAATATGCAGGTGTGGACCTTCCTATTCATAAAGGCGTGATAAGCAGAAATGGATACATAGATTACCCACAGGCTCCGGTGGGCATTCAGTTTCTTGACAAGCGGCTCCACAATGAATGGTTCCAGCAACAGCGCTCAAGCTCTTCTCCGATCAAGAGTGTCCAGCTGAAAGCGGCACAAGCCATTTTGGAGTATTGCCAGACCACTTCATTCAAGAGGCTTCAGTGGGGTGAACACGCAGTTGGGTCAGATGAGAACCAACAATGA
- a CDS encoding diacylglycerol kinase family protein has translation MKTIFIVNPSAKNHHSLSSWNHFSQTIDIPHEIFVTGHPGDVRNIVSSVVNQSPDDWLLVVGVGGDGTMNSVVSGTIGFDKVVIGYIPSGSGNDFARGYNWPNNKKQAYTLIKEGLKKEDFVTLDSGQFTMSSGPNGHFVNNIGIGFDAEIARKANRSSFKKWLNKWSLGQLIYPILLCKEAFTYKPFSLSMDVDGKKQVFHKVWFVTISNQPFFGGGMKIAPQACPHDGSIDMTLVHGLSRWKLLMVFLSVFFGKHTAFNEVSTCTGTTMTIRADQDVPVHADGDTIEELKKGNELKVHVLPLNWKMLNRSGWQKC, from the coding sequence ATGAAGACGATTTTCATCGTGAATCCTTCAGCAAAGAATCATCACTCCTTATCTTCGTGGAATCATTTTAGTCAAACCATCGATATTCCGCATGAGATTTTTGTGACAGGTCACCCCGGTGACGTGAGGAACATCGTTTCAAGTGTCGTCAACCAATCCCCTGACGACTGGCTCCTGGTAGTGGGAGTAGGTGGTGATGGGACCATGAACTCTGTGGTGAGTGGAACAATCGGTTTTGACAAGGTCGTTATAGGGTATATTCCATCAGGAAGCGGTAATGATTTTGCAAGGGGCTATAATTGGCCTAACAATAAAAAACAAGCATATACCTTAATAAAGGAAGGTTTAAAAAAAGAGGATTTCGTGACCCTGGATTCAGGTCAATTTACGATGAGCAGCGGACCAAATGGGCATTTCGTGAATAATATAGGGATAGGATTTGATGCGGAAATTGCACGTAAGGCCAATCGTTCTTCCTTTAAAAAGTGGTTGAACAAATGGTCCCTTGGACAACTGATCTATCCTATCCTCCTTTGTAAGGAAGCGTTTACGTATAAACCCTTTTCTCTTTCGATGGATGTTGACGGGAAAAAGCAGGTGTTTCATAAGGTATGGTTTGTGACGATTTCGAATCAGCCTTTTTTTGGTGGAGGAATGAAGATCGCCCCACAGGCTTGTCCTCATGATGGATCTATCGATATGACCCTCGTCCATGGGTTATCGAGGTGGAAATTACTCATGGTCTTCCTTTCTGTCTTCTTCGGAAAACATACGGCTTTCAATGAAGTCAGCACGTGTACGGGAACAACGATGACCATCCGGGCGGATCAGGATGTACCCGTGCACGCAGACGGAGACACAATTGAAGAACTGAAGAAGGGGAATGAATTGAAGGTGCATGTTCTTCCATTAAATTGGAAAATGTTAAACAGAAGTGGGTGGCAGAAGTGTTAG
- a CDS encoding MBL fold metallo-hydrolase, whose protein sequence is METLKVGDISIYWLNGGVTHMDGGAMFGVVPKPLWSKKYAVNDLNQIELRTDPLFFEWEGKKVLIESGIGKGKLNDKQKRNYGVHEESNLEASLEKLGFKPNDIDVVLMTHMHFDHACGLTKYEGDKLVPVFPNAIIYTSQVEWDEMRNPNVRSRNTYWKENWESIQSQVETFEGEKEVLPGITMVHTGGHSDGHSIILLEHKGEKFIHMADIMPTHAHKNPLWVLAYDDYPMTSIDAKDKWINQAIEGEYWFLFYHDAVYRGIKWNRDGEIVDRVLREK, encoded by the coding sequence ATGGAAACGTTGAAGGTTGGAGATATATCGATCTATTGGCTGAATGGAGGCGTCACTCACATGGATGGAGGAGCTATGTTCGGAGTGGTCCCAAAACCTCTTTGGTCAAAAAAATATGCCGTGAATGACTTGAATCAAATCGAATTACGTACAGATCCGCTTTTTTTCGAATGGGAAGGGAAGAAAGTATTAATTGAATCCGGTATTGGTAAAGGGAAGTTGAATGATAAACAAAAGCGTAACTACGGCGTGCATGAAGAGTCAAATCTCGAGGCATCACTGGAAAAACTGGGCTTTAAGCCAAATGATATTGATGTGGTCTTAATGACTCACATGCATTTCGATCACGCTTGCGGTTTAACGAAATATGAGGGAGATAAGCTTGTTCCAGTGTTCCCGAATGCAATCATTTACACCTCCCAAGTGGAATGGGATGAAATGAGAAATCCGAATGTACGCTCCCGCAATACATACTGGAAAGAAAATTGGGAAAGCATTCAATCTCAAGTGGAAACGTTCGAAGGAGAAAAAGAAGTACTTCCTGGAATCACAATGGTGCATACAGGAGGTCACAGTGATGGGCATTCGATTATCCTTTTAGAGCATAAAGGGGAGAAGTTCATTCATATGGCGGATATCATGCCTACTCACGCGCACAAAAATCCACTATGGGTACTGGCTTACGACGACTATCCAATGACGTCCATCGATGCCAAAGACAAGTGGATCAATCAAGCGATTGAAGGAGAGTACTGGTTCCTTTTCTATCATGATGCGGTTTATAGAGGGATCAAGTGGAATAGAGATGGAGAAATCGTCGATCGCGTACTGAGGGAAAAATAA
- a CDS encoding M42 family metallopeptidase — protein sequence MKQDTLELFKTLTELPGAPGNEHAVRKFMKEQLSQYSDDIVQDRLGGVFGVKKGNEQDPVVMVAGHMDEVGFMVTSVTDNGMIRFQTLGGWWSQVMLAQRVQIITDNGPITGVIGSIPPHLLGEEQRRKPMEIKNMLIDIGADDRDNALEIGIKPGQQIVPICPFTPMANEKKILAKAWDNRYGCGLSIELLKELQGVTLPNTLYSGATVQEEVGLRGAQTAANMIDPDIFFALDASPANDMSGDKNEFGQLGKGALLRILDRSMVTHRGIREFVLDTAESNDIPYQYFVSQGGTDAGRVHMSNEGVPSAVVGICSRYIHTHASMIHVDDYAAAKELIVKLVKQCDRSTIESIKSNG from the coding sequence ATGAAACAAGATACGTTGGAACTTTTTAAAACATTGACTGAATTGCCGGGAGCACCCGGTAATGAGCATGCGGTTCGTAAATTTATGAAAGAACAATTGTCTCAATACTCAGATGACATTGTCCAGGATCGCCTCGGCGGGGTGTTTGGAGTGAAAAAAGGCAATGAACAGGATCCTGTTGTGATGGTTGCAGGTCACATGGATGAAGTAGGGTTTATGGTCACGTCTGTTACGGATAATGGAATGATTCGTTTTCAAACACTTGGAGGCTGGTGGAGTCAGGTTATGCTTGCCCAGCGTGTTCAAATCATTACGGATAACGGCCCGATTACGGGTGTGATCGGAAGCATCCCCCCTCATCTGCTCGGAGAAGAACAGCGTAGAAAGCCGATGGAGATCAAGAATATGCTTATTGATATCGGTGCTGATGATCGGGACAATGCACTTGAAATCGGAATTAAACCAGGACAGCAGATCGTACCGATTTGTCCGTTTACACCTATGGCGAATGAGAAAAAAATACTTGCGAAGGCTTGGGATAACCGCTATGGGTGCGGATTGTCCATTGAGCTGCTAAAAGAACTTCAAGGGGTGACCCTTCCAAACACTCTATATTCCGGAGCCACGGTTCAGGAGGAAGTAGGATTAAGGGGTGCCCAAACAGCAGCTAATATGATTGATCCCGATATCTTCTTTGCCCTCGATGCGAGTCCGGCAAATGATATGTCAGGGGACAAAAATGAATTCGGCCAATTAGGGAAAGGTGCTCTCCTTCGCATTCTCGATCGTTCAATGGTTACCCACAGAGGCATCAGGGAATTCGTTCTTGATACAGCTGAATCAAATGACATTCCATATCAATATTTTGTTTCTCAAGGCGGAACAGATGCCGGAAGAGTACATATGTCAAATGAAGGGGTTCCAAGTGCCGTTGTTGGTATCTGTTCAAGATATATTCACACACATGCATCCATGATTCATGTAGATGATTATGCGGCTGCGAAAGAACTGATTGTCAAATTAGTGAAGCAATGTGACCGTTCCACAATTGAATCCATTAAATCAAACGGATAA
- the thpR gene encoding RNA 2',3'-cyclic phosphodiesterase → MLKAHYFFALSLSQETKHRIHKWTQPMMDKGSFQRWVHPQDYHITLAFLGSADELQPVIHKVEGLDCPSFSLTLDHYGTFGKGDSPRILWMGAQPSEVLQRVRDSVYGACEGAGFQLDKRPFSPHITVGRKWNRDFPFTSEWLNSFQPADTHSFTAGEIVLYQTHLDRLPKYEAIYTKTLQAN, encoded by the coding sequence ATGTTGAAAGCTCATTATTTCTTTGCACTCTCTCTATCTCAGGAAACGAAACACCGTATACATAAGTGGACGCAGCCAATGATGGATAAGGGTTCTTTTCAAAGGTGGGTGCACCCGCAGGACTATCACATCACATTGGCCTTTTTGGGAAGTGCGGATGAACTTCAACCCGTGATCCATAAAGTAGAGGGGCTCGATTGTCCTTCATTTTCATTAACCCTTGATCACTATGGTACCTTTGGAAAAGGCGATTCACCGAGAATTCTTTGGATGGGCGCTCAGCCTTCTGAAGTCTTACAACGGGTTAGGGATAGTGTGTATGGTGCGTGCGAAGGTGCGGGCTTTCAATTAGATAAGAGGCCTTTTTCTCCACATATCACCGTAGGGAGAAAGTGGAATAGAGATTTTCCTTTTACTTCCGAGTGGTTGAATTCGTTTCAACCAGCGGACACCCATTCCTTTACAGCAGGAGAAATTGTGTTATATCAAACTCACTTAGATAGACTGCCAAAGTATGAAGCCATTTACACCAAAACGTTACAGGCAAATTGA
- the pulA gene encoding type I pullulanase: MLVISRHYDAFLDTFNTVTLILPYDYHDGNSSHFSLIKGSEKIALHIEEKIPLNDAMKYVTTVQSEKVVLGETYEVVDEHNTKTDLQIGAVIRTEEFDQRYYYDADDLGVTYQEGCTVFKVWSPTATEVRLKLKSPDDEEIQYPFARVEKGVWECKVNTDVDRYYYTILTCINLVWDELIDPYAKSVSYDSEWGCVVNLGRGKSPSSLATLASPTDAIIYELNVRDFSAQKESGMKFAGKYRAFTEKGTSTPKGFSSGIQYLKELGITHVELLPVNDFDGVTDHPSDKSYNWGYNPLFFNAPEGSYSLKPEDPYERINELKSVIHSLHEENIRVILDVVYNHVFIREDSSFEKLVPGYFFRHDENGLPSNGTGVGNDFASERLMARKFIVDSILYWIKEYGVDGFRFDLMGILDIKTMTTIREEVERVLPGAIIIGEGWDLNTPLPPHQKANLRNAHQLQGIGQFNDWFRDTIKGSTFNLYDKGFALGHGHLEQKVELVLTGSVGMKSGERGLFKEPTQSVNYVESHDNHTLWDKMKACLNEDEGTLMNRHKLATTMVLLSQGIPFIHAGQEFYRTKKGIENSYNSPVEINQLDWVRREEFDDVVQYVKALIQIRKSHGAFRFQKSGLIREHVEVSHSVENLVVVSYQNVHPYGPWNDIFMVFHSDSKKCEYSLPEGKDWICLSDGNRANVNGLYGVEEPTITLEPVSSYVFVR; this comes from the coding sequence GTGTTAGTCATTAGTAGGCATTACGATGCGTTTTTAGATACGTTCAATACGGTTACATTGATTCTTCCATACGATTATCATGATGGGAATTCCAGTCACTTTTCTCTCATAAAAGGTAGTGAAAAAATAGCTCTTCACATTGAAGAAAAGATTCCCCTCAATGATGCAATGAAATATGTCACGACAGTCCAGAGCGAGAAGGTTGTCCTGGGTGAAACCTATGAAGTCGTTGATGAGCATAACACAAAGACAGACCTGCAAATAGGAGCGGTCATAAGAACTGAAGAGTTTGATCAACGCTATTATTACGATGCGGATGACCTTGGTGTTACATACCAAGAAGGGTGCACCGTGTTTAAAGTATGGTCTCCGACGGCAACAGAGGTAAGACTTAAGCTGAAGTCCCCTGATGATGAAGAAATCCAGTACCCATTCGCAAGAGTGGAGAAAGGCGTATGGGAATGTAAGGTGAATACCGATGTAGATCGGTATTATTATACAATTCTAACTTGTATCAACCTGGTTTGGGATGAACTGATCGATCCCTATGCTAAATCGGTTTCCTACGACAGTGAGTGGGGATGTGTTGTGAACCTTGGACGCGGGAAGAGTCCTTCTTCATTGGCAACATTAGCTTCCCCTACAGATGCTATAATTTATGAATTGAATGTCCGTGATTTCTCAGCCCAAAAAGAAAGCGGCATGAAATTCGCAGGAAAATATCGGGCCTTTACAGAAAAAGGGACTTCTACACCGAAAGGATTCAGTAGTGGAATCCAGTACTTAAAGGAGCTGGGCATCACCCATGTTGAACTGCTTCCCGTCAATGATTTCGATGGGGTGACGGATCACCCTTCCGATAAAAGCTACAATTGGGGATACAATCCTTTGTTTTTTAACGCGCCTGAAGGGAGCTACAGCTTAAAGCCTGAAGATCCATATGAACGAATCAATGAACTGAAAAGCGTGATTCACAGCCTTCATGAAGAAAATATCAGGGTCATATTGGATGTGGTGTACAACCACGTGTTCATTCGGGAGGATTCATCTTTTGAAAAGCTTGTGCCCGGGTATTTCTTCCGTCACGACGAAAATGGCTTACCATCGAATGGGACGGGAGTGGGAAATGATTTTGCTTCCGAACGCCTGATGGCCAGGAAATTTATTGTTGATTCGATTCTTTATTGGATAAAAGAGTACGGTGTCGACGGCTTCCGTTTTGACCTGATGGGAATTCTTGATATTAAGACCATGACGACAATCCGTGAAGAAGTGGAAAGGGTTTTGCCGGGAGCGATCATCATAGGAGAAGGCTGGGACCTGAATACACCCCTGCCCCCCCATCAAAAAGCCAACCTGCGAAACGCCCATCAGCTTCAGGGGATCGGTCAATTCAATGACTGGTTCCGGGACACCATTAAAGGAAGTACGTTTAACTTATATGACAAAGGGTTTGCCCTTGGTCACGGTCACTTGGAACAAAAGGTGGAACTCGTGCTGACTGGAAGTGTCGGGATGAAAAGTGGGGAACGAGGACTCTTTAAAGAGCCGACTCAATCCGTCAACTATGTGGAGTCCCATGATAATCACACCCTATGGGATAAAATGAAAGCTTGTTTAAATGAAGATGAAGGAACCCTTATGAATCGACATAAATTAGCAACCACGATGGTGCTGCTATCTCAAGGGATCCCTTTTATTCATGCAGGACAGGAATTTTACAGGACGAAAAAGGGGATAGAAAACAGCTACAATTCTCCTGTGGAAATAAATCAATTAGATTGGGTAAGAAGAGAAGAATTCGATGATGTGGTTCAATACGTAAAAGCACTGATTCAAATCCGTAAAAGCCACGGTGCCTTCCGATTTCAAAAGAGCGGCCTGATCCGGGAGCATGTGGAAGTCTCACATAGTGTTGAAAATCTTGTTGTGGTCAGCTATCAAAATGTCCACCCGTATGGTCCGTGGAACGATATCTTCATGGTCTTCCATTCAGATTCGAAAAAGTGTGAGTATTCCCTCCCCGAAGGAAAAGATTGGATTTGTTTGTCAGACGGAAATCGGGCAAATGTCAACGGTCTATATGGGGTAGAAGAGCCAACCATAACCCTTGAACCTGTTTCTTCCTATGTATTTGTAAGGTAA
- a CDS encoding PepSY domain-containing protein — protein sequence MNWKSFMIGIGIGAVGGYFLKEKLDDSNMVSAEKVLKDVKLSFKKEGDIDGSWIGMKPEDYQKHSVTTKVYKGGVSRRKNGELEQYEFLADAYTGTVVDVYPLT from the coding sequence ATGAACTGGAAATCTTTCATGATCGGAATTGGAATCGGAGCAGTAGGCGGATATTTTCTTAAAGAAAAATTGGATGATTCAAACATGGTTTCTGCCGAAAAAGTATTAAAAGACGTAAAGCTTTCATTCAAAAAAGAGGGGGACATCGATGGCTCCTGGATCGGAATGAAGCCCGAAGACTATCAAAAGCACTCGGTGACAACGAAAGTCTATAAAGGTGGGGTATCGAGAAGAAAAAACGGTGAACTGGAGCAATATGAGTTTTTAGCAGATGCGTATACGGGCACAGTTGTTGATGTGTATCCTTTAACTTAA
- the trmB gene encoding tRNA (guanosine(46)-N7)-methyltransferase TrmB produces MRLRNKPWASEKISDNPQYVVAEPQEIKGQWNKEFGNDNPIHIEVGTGKGQFVTEMARANPDVNYIGIELYESVIVTALDRLIEAGLPNVKLLNVDAKNLTEYFASEEVSRVYLNFSDPWPKNRHEKRRLTYKDFLKLYEDVLIKGGEIHFKTDNQGLFEYSLKSFSWYGLHLNFLSLDLHKSDFEGNIMTEYEEKFSAKGQRIYRVEAQYQNQ; encoded by the coding sequence ATGCGTTTACGTAATAAACCGTGGGCTTCTGAGAAAATCAGTGACAATCCACAGTATGTTGTGGCAGAACCCCAGGAGATAAAAGGTCAATGGAATAAAGAATTTGGTAATGACAATCCTATCCACATCGAGGTAGGAACTGGAAAAGGTCAATTTGTCACGGAAATGGCCAGAGCCAATCCGGACGTTAATTATATTGGAATCGAGTTATATGAAAGCGTCATTGTAACAGCACTTGATCGTTTAATTGAAGCCGGACTTCCCAACGTCAAGCTGTTAAATGTCGATGCAAAGAACCTGACTGAATACTTTGCATCAGAAGAAGTAAGCCGAGTGTACTTGAACTTCTCTGATCCATGGCCGAAAAACAGACATGAAAAACGTCGATTGACTTATAAAGATTTTCTGAAGCTATATGAAGATGTGCTGATCAAAGGCGGAGAAATCCACTTTAAAACAGATAATCAAGGGTTATTTGAGTACTCATTAAAGAGCTTCTCATGGTATGGTCTCCATCTGAATTTCTTGAGCCTTGACCTTCACAAGAGCGATTTTGAAGGAAATATCATGACTGAATATGAAGAGAAGTTCTCAGCCAAAGGACAAAGAATTTACCGGGTAGAAGCACAATATCAAAATCAATAA
- a CDS encoding DUF84 family protein → MLKIAIGTTNPAKVQAIQKAFQELYEEVLFECFKTDSHVGEQPISDQETIEGALNRAKGVLRATDSDIGIGLEGGVTESLYGMFVCNWGALVDRSGNEIIGGGARIPLPKEISSRLKAGEELGPLMDEYTQTTGVRKKEGAMGVFTNGLITREAMFLHVVRLLIGQWQFRNKEQVK, encoded by the coding sequence TTGTTGAAAATAGCAATTGGAACAACAAATCCAGCAAAGGTACAAGCCATTCAAAAGGCATTTCAGGAACTCTATGAGGAGGTTCTTTTCGAGTGTTTCAAAACAGATTCACATGTAGGTGAGCAGCCAATCTCTGATCAAGAGACGATTGAAGGTGCGTTAAACCGAGCGAAGGGAGTACTGCGGGCAACAGATAGCGATATTGGGATCGGTCTTGAAGGAGGAGTGACGGAATCACTTTATGGAATGTTTGTCTGTAACTGGGGGGCACTTGTGGATCGGAGCGGCAACGAAATCATTGGTGGAGGTGCCAGAATCCCTCTTCCTAAAGAAATCAGCAGTCGGTTAAAAGCCGGGGAAGAGCTTGGACCATTGATGGATGAGTACACTCAAACCACCGGGGTAAGAAAAAAAGAAGGTGCAATGGGCGTGTTTACGAATGGACTCATTACGAGAGAGGCTATGTTCCTGCACGTTGTTCGGCTATTAATCGGCCAGTGGCAGTTCAGAAACAAAGAGCAGGTCAAATAA
- a CDS encoding YtzH-like family protein yields the protein MPLNSQNQMQLLSDILSNHSADCCGSVSECEQVERLVKSLMVNADIHENVKPVLQEIYQYSQSGISSADLSNHITSNQENLSQWVTDMNNYS from the coding sequence ATGCCTTTAAATTCACAGAATCAAATGCAGTTACTATCAGATATTTTAAGCAATCACAGTGCGGATTGCTGCGGTTCGGTTTCTGAATGTGAGCAAGTTGAGCGTTTGGTGAAGTCATTAATGGTTAATGCTGATATTCACGAAAACGTAAAGCCTGTCCTGCAGGAAATTTATCAGTATAGTCAAAGCGGGATATCCTCAGCTGACCTATCGAACCATATTACGTCCAATCAAGAAAACTTGTCCCAATGGGTTACGGATATGAACAACTACTCTTAA
- a CDS encoding phosphotransferase family protein has protein sequence MEHLFDQDWEIVPAGGATGEAFFAQYQEQRLFLKRNSSPFVAVLSAEGIVPKLVWTKRLENGDVITAQHWLNGRELEPEEMKDERVARLLNKIHSSKPLSTMLERLGKEPFQPEHMLTEVETGLEFDLLSLPVIREALLFLQKDLLEVQQEEYVVCHGDVNHNNWLLSDYNQLYLIDWDGAMIADPAFDVGLLLYWYIPEDQWEGWLTQYGVELTDNLKLRMKWYVVAQTILSIQWHKGKARFHEMNHWIEYLHKVI, from the coding sequence TTGGAACACTTATTTGACCAAGATTGGGAAATAGTCCCCGCAGGCGGTGCTACTGGAGAAGCGTTCTTTGCTCAGTACCAAGAGCAAAGGTTATTTCTGAAACGCAATTCCTCTCCTTTTGTGGCTGTATTGTCTGCAGAAGGAATCGTACCCAAGCTAGTTTGGACAAAAAGACTAGAAAACGGGGATGTCATAACGGCACAACACTGGTTAAATGGGAGAGAATTAGAGCCGGAAGAGATGAAGGATGAACGGGTGGCAAGGCTGCTTAACAAGATTCATTCCTCAAAGCCGCTTTCAACCATGCTTGAGCGGTTGGGAAAAGAGCCCTTTCAGCCGGAGCATATGCTCACGGAAGTGGAGACGGGCTTAGAATTCGATCTTCTTTCATTGCCTGTTATTAGAGAGGCGCTTTTATTTCTTCAGAAAGATCTCTTGGAGGTTCAGCAGGAAGAATATGTAGTCTGTCACGGTGACGTCAATCATAACAACTGGCTGCTGTCTGATTACAACCAGTTGTATTTAATCGATTGGGACGGGGCCATGATCGCGGACCCGGCCTTTGACGTAGGTCTATTATTATACTGGTATATCCCTGAAGACCAATGGGAAGGCTGGTTAACTCAATATGGTGTTGAGTTGACAGATAACTTAAAGCTGAGAATGAAATGGTATGTCGTTGCACAAACGATATTATCCATTCAGTGGCATAAAGGAAAAGCCAGATTTCACGAAATGAATCACTGGATTGAATATCTGCACAAAGTCATCTGA
- the cysK gene encoding cysteine synthase A encodes MKVVQNIAELIGDTPLVKLNRLNPADGADVYVKLEFYNPSKSVKDRAAFQMIVEAEKEGLLKEGSTIIEPTSGNTGIGLAMNAAARGYRAILVMPDTMTQERINLLKAYGAEVVLTPGDDKMPGAIEKAKELTGQIPNSFMPMQFENDANPDAHRKTTALEIVEAMKEIGKPLSAFVATAGTGGTITGTGEVLKEHYPDLAVHVVEPAGSPVLSGGKPGKHKLVGTSPGFVPDILNTSVYDEIHKIEDEHAYDIARRMASEEGILVGPSSGAACYAAIEVAKKLSPEDIVVCIACDTGERYLSSDLFRF; translated from the coding sequence ATGAAAGTTGTACAAAATATCGCTGAACTGATCGGGGACACCCCCCTTGTCAAATTGAATCGACTCAATCCTGCTGACGGAGCGGATGTATATGTCAAATTGGAATTTTATAACCCGAGTAAAAGTGTGAAGGACCGTGCAGCCTTTCAAATGATCGTTGAAGCAGAAAAGGAAGGCTTATTAAAAGAAGGCTCAACGATCATAGAGCCAACAAGCGGAAACACGGGTATCGGACTTGCCATGAATGCAGCAGCAAGGGGATATCGCGCAATCCTGGTCATGCCCGATACGATGACTCAAGAGCGTATTAATCTGTTAAAAGCATACGGGGCTGAAGTAGTCTTAACACCTGGAGATGACAAAATGCCGGGTGCTATCGAAAAAGCAAAAGAATTAACAGGGCAAATTCCAAATAGCTTCATGCCGATGCAGTTTGAAAATGATGCGAACCCGGATGCCCACCGAAAGACGACGGCCCTCGAGATTGTGGAAGCCATGAAAGAAATCGGCAAGCCCCTATCTGCATTTGTAGCGACTGCCGGAACGGGCGGCACGATTACAGGGACAGGCGAAGTGTTAAAAGAGCACTATCCGGATCTCGCCGTTCATGTGGTGGAACCGGCGGGATCTCCGGTTCTTTCTGGAGGTAAGCCGGGGAAGCATAAATTAGTAGGAACCAGCCCAGGGTTTGTTCCGGATATCCTGAATACTAGTGTCTACGATGAAATCCACAAAATCGAAGACGAGCATGCCTACGATATTGCCCGCAGAATGGCAAGTGAAGAAGGTATCCTGGTCGGGCCATCATCAGGGGCCGCTTGTTATGCAGCCATTGAAGTGGCGAAGAAATTATCACCTGAAGATATAGTCGTGTGCATTGCCTGCGATACAGGAGAAAGATATCTATCAAGCGACCTGTTTAGGTTTTAA